The Pongo abelii isolate AG06213 chromosome 21, NHGRI_mPonAbe1-v2.0_pri, whole genome shotgun sequence genome has a window encoding:
- the LOC112130364 gene encoding uncharacterized protein LOC112130364: MCTGKLSEGQHSDPRRCVLESYVGEIHSETCSIVLESYVRDKHSEPSSSVLECYVSDKHSEFLSSVLESYVRDKHSDPSSSVLETYVSDKLSEPSSRVLESYVKNKHSEPNSRVLDSYVRDKHSETSNTVLESYVREKHSEPSSSVLEFYVMDKHSDTRSSDTESYVRDKHSDPHSSVLESYLMDKHSDFRSTLLESYVRDKHSEPCSSVLESYVRDKQSDPSSRVLEYFVRDKHSDNYSTVLDSYVREKHSEPRSSAVESYVRDKHSETSSSVLETYVSDKHSEPRSSVLESFVRNKHSNPQNIVLESYVREKHSHPFSRVLESYVREKQTLVTLFWNPT, encoded by the coding sequence ATGTGTACTGGAAAACTATCTGAGGGacaacattcagaccctcgaaggtgtgttctggaatcctatgtgggggAAATACACTCAGAAACctgcagcattgttctggaatcctatgtgagggacaaacactcagaacccagcagcagtgttctggaatgctatgtgagcgacaaacattcagaatttcttagcagtgttctggaatcctatgtgagggacaaacattcagatcccagcagcagtgttctggaaacctatgtgagtgacaaactctcagagcccagcagcagagttctggaatcctatgtgaagaacaaacactcagaacccaacagcagagttctggattcctatgtgagggacaaacactcagaaaccagcaacactgttttggaatcctatgtgagggaaaaacactcagaacccagtagcagtgttctggaattctatgtgatggacaagcattcagacactcgtagcagtgatacagaatcctatgtgagggacaaacattcagaccctcatagcagtgttctggaatcctatctgatggacaaacattcagactttCGTAGCACtcttctggaatcttatgtgagggacaaacactcagaaccctgtagcagtgttctggaatcctatgtgagagacaaacaatCAGACCCCAGCAGCCgtgttctggaatactttgtgagggacaaacattcagacaattATAGCactgttctggattcctatgtgagggaaaaacactcagaacctaggAGCAGTGCtgtggaatcctacgtgagggacaaacactcagaaaccagcagcagtgttctggaaacctatgtgagtgacaaacactcagaacccaggagcagtgttctagaatcctttgtgaggaacaaacattcaaaccctcaaaacattgttctggaatcctatgtgagggaaaaacattcacacccttttagccgtgttctggaatcctatgtgagggaaaaacagacactcgtaacattgttctggaatcctacatga